The nucleotide window TGCTATAAGTGattatattaccttatatattctTGAACTTCGTCACAATTGTTCAATAAGTATATATGTGCCTGATTTAGTGACATGTCATCTAAAACAATTGGATCACTCTTTTTTGCTCCTAAAGGACAACCTGTATTAGGGAACAAACTAGAAGCTTGTGCATTAATTGAATCATATTCATCATTATTTCGGGGTCTTCGATTAAATCGAGTCTTTACACCTCCATATAAGTGCCTAGAGCATAAAGTCAAACACTCTTCAACCAATATGCCTCAGCAATAGATCCTTCTGGATAATTTCTGTTGCGAACATATGATTTTAATGTACACTTATATCTTTCAGGAGGATACATCCATCGATTTTGGACCTCCCAACCTTACCTCATTCGCCAAATGAATAGGCAAATGAATCATTATATCAAAAAAAGTTAGAGGAAAAATTCTTTCCAATTGATTCGTAGTTTCTCTAATCTCTACTTCCAAGCAATCTAGCTCTTCCATTGTGATAACTTTTTGACATAAATAGAGAAATAAAGAACTTAGATGAATCAAAGGGATAGCAACATGATCAGGAAGTTTGCTTTTAACTAGTATTGGCAACAAGTAATGTAACATGAAGTGGGCATCATGGGTTTTATAACCGGATAATTTTCTTTCATCTAGCTGCACACACCTGGATATATTGGAAGCACTACCATCAGGTAGCTTTGCTGTCTTTAAAACACCACAAAAAACTGATTTTTCACCATTGGTCATTGAGAAGCATGCTTTTGCAAACTTTGTTCTCTTGTCATCCTTTGTATCCTTTGGCTGAAGGTTCTTCCTAATGCCCATCTCTTTAAGATCATAACGAGCATTTGCATGATCCTTTGTATTTCCAAGAATGTCCAAAAGAGTTCCAATTACATTATCCACAATATTTTTCTCTATATACATTACGTCAAGGTTATGACGTAACGAGTTGTGCTGCCAATAAGGTAATTCGAAAAAAATTGACCTTTTTTCCAAGGGCCATCATTTGTTCTCTTTCGCTTATTCCCAAACACATTGTTAAAATTCTTTAAGCTATTAAGCACATCAGTTCCCTTCAACAAAGACGAAGGAGGCCTAAATTCTATTTTTCCATTGAAAGACCTTTATTAGATCTCCACGGATGATCCATAGGCAGAAAAACTCAATGATCTATATAACACATTTTTCGACTATGTTTAAGATAACGAGAATTAGTGCCATAATTACAACAAGGGCAAGCCAATTTCCCTTTGTACTCCAACCAGATAACATAGCATATGCAGGAAAGTCACTGATTGTCCATAAAAGAGCTGCTCGCATTTGAAAGGTTTGATCTCTTGAAGCATCATATGTTTCTACCCCGGACTCCCACAACACATTTAACTCTTCtattaatgattgtaaataaaCGTCAATGTCATTTCCAGGTGATCGTGGCCCAGGTATAAGCAAAGAAAGCATACAGTATTCTGGCTTCATGCACATCCAAGGAGGCAAATTATACACCATTAAAATAACTGGCCATGTGCTATGAGATATGTTCATGGTCCGAAATGGATTGAACCCGTCACTTGCTAAGCCAAGTCTCAAATTGCGAGAATCCCTTGCAAATTCTGAATGCAAGCTATCAAAGTCTTTCCATGTTTGCCCATCAGCAGGATGCCTTAACTTTCCATCTTTAGAACGCTCCTCGTCATGCCACCTCAATGTATATGCTTGTCTTTGAACACATAAATAGCTTTTTGAGTCTAAGAATTAATGGAAAGTATCTCAAAATTTTTGCTGGAACACGATAACCTTTTTTGGAAGTCTCAAGCTCGCTATCTACTTCATCACTATCTAGTTCAGGATATTTAATATATCGAGAAGCTCCACGGACATGACAATATTCATCATCCTTATGGTCATTCCTAAATTGCATGCAATCATTGGGACATGCATCAATATTTTCATAATCAAGACCGAGATCCTTTACcatatatttggctttattgtaGGATATAGGAATATTCAACTCAGGCATCGCCCCTTTTAATAGCTCTAAAAGAGAAGCGAAAGACGCATTGCTCCATCCATGTAGACACTTCAACAAATACAGACGGATTGTGAAAGATAATCTAGAGAATCCTTTACAACTAGGATATAGTTCTTGGCTTGCCTCGTCAACTAAGTTAGAGAATTTATTGGCATATTCATTTGGACCTTCATACACTCCTTCGGAATGTGCAACATCTCTAAATTGATCATTCAACAACCCATCAATATCATCGTACGAGGAAACATTATCATCCATGTCACAATTAACATTCATCTAAATTTTCCATTCCCCATGATTAATCCATCTTGTATAACCTTGAACAAATCCATAGCATATTAGATGATCATACATTGCATTCTTTTGAGTCCATAGGATATTACAACATTTTGTACATGGGCATTGAATTTCTTTGCCTTGAGGATCTCCATAAGAGTAAGCAAAATTTAAGAAAGATTGAACACCCTCGACATACTCTTTGCTATATCTTGGTAAATCCATCCATTCCTTGGATGGAACATTTGAATTcctaaaaattaaatttattagaTATTCAAATATATAATCATTTAAGCATTGACTATATTGTAAAACTAAATCCTAAACGTCaagaataaatttgtaaaatCACGTGTTGTAAAACAATAAGACTTTCTTACCTCGTCATGACACTTAAGCTAAGACAAATCCAACTTCAAGTCCACCACAAATCTTCCCGAGCGTGACTTATCTTCaagaataaaaaagtaaaattagTAGGATCCACCATAATAAGATTCTTATTTGTCAATTCTCTTTATTTTGCTAATTTACATTCTTATATGATGCTTGCCCGTGTTAAGGTAATTACTAACTTGAAAGCTCTAGATTATGTGCACAGTAGAATTATTTTGAACAGAATGTACAATCATTAAAAATAGTGGGCGAAAGAGATTTAATATTCTAGCAATTATCTGTATGTATTAAATAGAGATAAGATGGTGAAGGTCCATCCCTTTGTGAATAGGGCTGAGTGCAAATGACATACAAGATTGGAACAGAACGGCAACTAAGTTTATGAAAAAGAGAACCAAACAAAATAGCTGCATTTGAATGAGAAGTGTTTTGAGGCACTGTTCACAGGGAGAAGAAGCGAGAAGAAAAGAATCTCAGAAACTCCAGCTGCAAGGAACAAAGGGATTAACTGATATAGCACACACAACTTGATCAGACTCACAAACAAAGAAAGTCTTGATCGATAATTTTATTGTTTCTGGATCTTAAGAACTATTACtcaaatatattccttttaaCATAAAGGAACAACAATTCTTATACAAACACAGAATTAAGTTCTTATATTTATCAATATAAAAGAGAAGCAGCCAAGCATTTACACCAATGATCATAAACATTTTCCTAAGAAATAATTTTGATCAATGAATATATTTTTCACCAATATGGACAAAGGACTTCGTGACTCATGGAGCAAAGTCATCTTCCTATACATTTTTGTTAACTTTTAATGAAGTATTGAATATTATCAAAGCTATCCTGATGTTCTATCTTTCCCCTGGTATGATTTACTATAACTCACTTGCCCATGCAAATATCAAGATCTTCCATCTATGGGGCATATGCAATAATTGATCAATTAAACACGTTGTATAGTTAGAGTAGCTCTACAACTCAGTTGCCATAGAtcttactatggaattccagatTTGGTTATTGAGCATTGGGCTGTTTTTCTCATCTTGGAATATTCTTTTCAAATTGTATCATGAAGATTTGTGACTATAATGATTATTGATTTATTGGCATTGATATATATGCAAGAATGAAAAgagtaaaaaagtaaaaatgagataCTCCATATTACCATAATTTACTGAGAGTAATATCAAATCATGATCTTAATATATCAATATTTCATGTATACTATATTTACTAAGTGTAAGATCAAGTCATAATcttaaaatatcaaattttcaTGTTTCGATTTATCATAAAGAATCTAGTGAAAATTTATGTAAAACAACAAGTACAAGAAGCAACAGGTGTTATATCTACTGGTGAGGTTTTAAAATATGGTGCACAAGAATGTGGTGATGCTTTGGATAATACAGAAACTACAAGTGCAAAGGCAGTGAATAAAGAGGATAAGTGCCCTCAAATCCTGTAAATGTTCAGGCCAATGCTGGGGTACAAACAACTTTTCTGAATGCTGCAACTAATAATTTAGAAGGACATGAACATGCTTCAACTTCCTCCAATGAAGATGGACTTAATAAGAACACAATTGGGAATGATTGGACTGTGGTAAGGGAAGCTTTTACCAAGCAGAACACACCTACATGTGCGAAGACACACCAACAAAAGACGAGGGGTTCAGGTGATCGACGAAATGCTCTACAAACTGTTGCCAGTCCAAATGGATTTGAAATCTTAGCATATGAGGAGGGTGTTGATATAAGCTCATCAACTCTAAATGATCCTAAACTGTTGCAACAAATAATTGCAGCTACTACCTGTGACAATACAACCACAAGCGAGGCAGTGTGTTTTCTTCTAAGGAATTGAGTGTTCGACGTAATGCTTCGGAGAACAATTTAGTTGGGATTTCAAGCCTAAACTAAAACCCtacaaacaattaacagaaaatacaAATGAAACGGACAAAATAAAGGTCCAAAAAAGTACTTAAATATCTACAAATCTAAAGGAAAAAACTCGCCGTCAATAAAAAGTCTATCTTAAAGAACCCACAAACAATTAATCACAAGAAAACCAAcgaaatacacaaagtaagcaaACAAATTAGTCTATTTTACCAAcg belongs to Nicotiana tabacum cultivar K326 chromosome 6, ASM71507v2, whole genome shotgun sequence and includes:
- the LOC107800756 gene encoding uncharacterized protein LOC107800756 isoform X2; this encodes MYIEKNIVDNVIGTLLDILGNTKDHANARYDLKEMGIRKNLQPKDTKDDKRTKFAKACFSMTNGEKSVFCGVLKTAKLPDGSASNISRCGAHATKEDIGLTNFKEPRDIEQDESSGSS